The bacterium sequence ATCGCGGGGCTGCGGCCCCACCTCCCCGTTGGCCGAGGCCTCGCGGCCCGCCGGGGGCTCGGGGACCGCGCCGGGGCGGCTGATCCCGAGTTTCTCCCGAAGGCGCCCTTCGATCTCCTTGGCCAACTCGGGGTTGCTCTCCAGAAACTCCCGTGCGTTATCGCGCCCCTGCCCGAGGCGCATTTCCTTGTAGGCGAACCAGGTGCCCGACCGGGCCACGAGGTTCTGCGCCACCGCCAGGTCGAGCAGGCTGCCAACCTTGCTGATGCCCTTTGGGAAGATGATGTCCAGCTCGGTGTCCCGGAACGGCGCGGCCAGCTTATTCTTCACGACCTTGACCCGTACCCGCTGGCCGAGGACCACGTCCCCCGACTTGATGGATTCGGTCCGGCGGATCTCCATGCGCACGGACGAATAAAACTTCAGCGCGCGCCCGCCCGTCGTCACCTCCGGGGACCCGAACATGACGCCGACCTTCTCGCGGAGTTGGTTGATGAAGATCACCGTGGTGCGGGACTTGCTGATCGCCCCCACAAGCTTGCGCAGCGCCTGGGACATCAGGCGTGCCTGGAGGCCCACATGGGCGTCCCCCATCTCCCCCTCCAGCTCCGCGCGCGGGACCAACGCGGCCACGGAGTCCACCACGATCACGTCGATCGCACCGGACCGCACCAACATCTCGGCGATCTCCAGCGCCTGCTCACCGGAGTCCGGCTGGGAGATCAGCAGGTTGTCGATGTCCACGCCCACGTTGCGGGCGTACTCGGGGTTGAGGGCGTGCTCGGCATCAATGAAGGCGGCCACCCCACCTTCCCGCTGCGCCTCGGCGATGATGTGATATCCCAGGGTGGTCTTCCCCGACGACTCCGGGCCGTAGATCTCCACTACCCGGCCCCGGGGCACCCCCCCGACACCCAGAGCCACATCGAGCGTGATCGCTCCCGTGGGGATGACCTCCACGCTTAGCCTGGCCTGGTGTTCACCGAGCTTCATGATCGAGCCCTTGCCGAACTGCTTCTCAATCTGCGTGAGAGCGAGGTCCAGGCTCCGCTGCCGCTCGTTCATCTTCCGCTCCTCCCCGGCGTCCTCAGACCGCCCTGAGGGCTTTCTGAGGCGGCTGGCTCGTTCGATTGACGGGCCCCAGTATACCAAACATATGTTCGCTTTGTCAAGGAACCCAGCACCTCAGCCCGATTCACCGAGTCCCACCTCTTGGACCTGCCGGTACACCGCCCCGGACGGATGCAGCGTGCTCTCCATGACGAGGAGGTTGGTGACGTCCTGAGCCCCGAGCGCGAACTCGCTGAAAGGGGCGATGGCCGCGGTGAGATCCGGCGCGGGGCCCGTACGCCGCACCCGGGCGATCGTGAGGTGCGGCCGAAAGGGCCGGGCCTCTTTCGGGAACGTCATCCGATGCAGCGCCCCATCGAGGTCGGAGGCGAGGGCGGCCAGACGATCGGCACCCTCGGCCACCCCCACCCAGACGACCTGCGGCCGGCGCGGGGAAGGAAACGCTCCCAGTCCCGCGAGTGCGATGCGAAATCCCTGGGCACGCGCGGCCACATCCTTGGCGGCGGCTGCGACCCGTGCCAGTTGCGCGGGCGTGATCTCGCCGAGGAACTTGAGGGTGAAGTGCAGGTTGTCGGGGGGGACCCAGCGGAGACTTTGCTCGGCCTCCCTCAGGTGGGGCGCGAGGCCGGCGACCGCGCGGCGCAGAGCCGAGGCCAGCGGCACGGCGACGAAGATCCGGCGGCGCGCCTGAGCCACCCCCGTCCCGGGTGGCACAGGTGCGGAGGTCTCCGTGGACCTTGGCGACATGCTCACGCCGTGGATCACCTCAGCAGGTGCAGCCGGATCATGTCGAGGGCCGACTGGGACGCAAGATAGCGCACCCCCGAGCGACCCGGCTCTGTCCCGTACCGCACCTCGCGCACGTCGGTCCCCTCGCTGTGGGCCAGCGCGATGTAGACGAGCCCGATGGGCTTTTCGGCTGTGGCGCCGGTCGGGCCGGCGATCCCCGTCGTCGCAATCCCGATGTCGGTGCCCGCCTGCGTGCGAACCGCCTCCGCCATGGCCCGGGCCGCTTCGACGCTGACCGCCCCGTGCCGCTCCAGGACGTCCGCGCCCACGTCGAGCCAGCGTTGTTTGGCCGCGTTGCTGTAGGTGATGATCCCCCCATCAAGAAAGGCCGACGCTCCGGCCGGGGTGGCGAGACGGTGGCCGAGGAGCCCCGCCGTGCACGACTCCGCAACCGCGACCGACACCCGCTTGGCGGTCAGGGCCCGCGCCACAACTTCCTCCAGGGTCGCCTCCCCCGCCGAGTAGATGGCCGGCCCGAGGCGCTCGCGGGCGGCCCCCTCGGTGCGATCGAGCAGCGACTCCACCTCGGCCTCGGTCCCCCGCGCGGTCAGCCGGACGTGGCACTCACCGGTGTGCGCGTAGGGAGCGATCGTGGGGTTCACGCTGCTCCGCATCAGGTCCCGGAGGCGGTCCTCCACCCCGGACTCCCCCAGCCCGGTGATCCGCAGGACGCGCGAGCGGATCACCTCGCGTCCGGCAAGTCCCCGCTCGCGGAGGTAGGGGACGATGGAATCCTGCACCATCCCCTTCATCTCGCGCGGCACTCCCGGGGTGAAGATCAACGTCTTCCCGTGGTGCTCGATGATCACCCCGGGCGCGCTGCCCCGGGGGTTTGGGATCATCCGCGCCCCCCGCGGCAGCATCGCCTGCTTGACCTGCTGGCTGCTGAGCGGGCGGTTGCGCTTGCGGAAGAACTCCTGAATGTGCGCCCAGGCCTCTTCGTGGCGCTCGATCGGCAGAGCCAGCGCCTCGGCCACGGCGGCGACGGTCAGATCGTCGTCGGTGGGGCCCAGCCCCCCGGTGGAGAGGATGAGATCGGCGCGGTCGAGCGCGTGCAGGAACACGTCCTGCACGCGCCGGACGTTGTCGCCGACCGTGGAGCGGAAGTAGACGGCGATGCCCAGGTCCGCGAGCACCGTGCACAGAAACGTGGCGTTGGTGTCGACGATCTGGCCGAGCAGGTGCTCGGTCCCCACCGAGATGATCTCGGCACGGACCAGCTGCCGCGGGTGGGGGCTGCCGCCATCGGCTGCGGGTTTGGCGGGATCTGTCACGGGGTCATCTCTCCTCCAACTTGATATGTGCGCTCGACGACCTGTCCGGCTCCCCCCAGGTGGCCAAGATCGCGCCCGTTGACCGAGACATTGACGCCGCTGGCGTTTCCCACCCGAATAATCAGTTCGCGCTTCGCGGACCAGACCTGCCGGTCGCCGGAGTTGACAATCCCCTCGAAGACGGTCGCCCCATCGGCGACCGCGCGTACCCAGGAGCGGTCGGAAGCCACCACGACGATCTGCAGCGGGGACGTCAGCCGGGCACCCGCCTGGGGCGCCCCGGCAGGAGGCGCCCCCGGCGGGGTACCCTGCCCCGCGGGGGGCGTAGCCGGCGGAGGGGTCGGGGATGGCGAAGCTGCGGGCGCGGGAGGCGGCTTGGGGGACGGTATGGGCTTGGCAGGTGCGGCGGGAGGCGACGTCTGGGGTGCAGACGCAGGGGCGAGCGAACTGGGGCCGCCAACGGCTGGCGCAATGGACGGAGCTGCCGCCGGGTGGGGCAGCGGAGCGACACGCTGAATCGGTGGAGCCTGGGGCGGGACGGGCTCGGTCCTCACCGGCGCCGTCGCACTCGAACGAACGGCCGGCGAAGTGGATCCGGAGGCGGGTCGGGATGCTTTTGGGAGAGGCGTCTGCGCGAACTGGCGGATCTGGCTGAGGAGGACGTAGCCCACGAGCAGAATTCCCACGCCGGCAACGATCCCGAGGCCGATCAGGAGCCCGCGCGTCCGCGAGAATCGGGTGGCCGGCGTGATCCGCACCTCGACCGGAGAATCCCTCCGGCCCAGCACCCCCGCGGCGCCGTGCAGCGGCGGGTTGCGGGGGTACGCCCCGAGCAGTTCCTCGGCGGGGATGCCCAGATAATCGGCGTAGCTGCGAAGAAATCCCCGGACGTAGGCGGGACCGGGGAGATCGCCAAACGCTTCTCGCTCCAGCGCGTCAAGGAAGGCGCAGCGGATTCGGGTGACGCTTTCGATTTCCTCGAGGGACAAACCGAGAGCCTGACGGGCACTCCGCAGCCGTTCGCCGATCCCAAGCGCTGCCATCCTCAGCAAGAGTTCTTGACTCGGGAAACACTTTCCTGCGACGTGAGTGCGGGGCACTGCGGCTCGAACTCGTAAACTCGAGGAACACACTGCGGCCGGCGAGGCGAATGTCCAATTTGACCAAAGAAAAGTGCATATATTCAGTGTGGGGGGCTCACGGACCCGCTTCCACGGAGCCCTCCGCCCTCATTTCCGCCACGTCAGACTCGGGGGGCAGATCCGATTGCCAGACGAAGCCATGAGGCGTTCGGCCACATCGACGAGTTCCACCCGGGGCATGTCGATCATCCAGTTCGTCGTCATGCTCGCGTTGATGGCGGCCGTCCTCACGGGCGGGGTGATGGGCATCAGCAAAGCGCTGGCCCACGAGCACCTCGACGGGTGGACCCGCACCATGACCTTCGACATCGCGGCGGGGCGGCAGGCGGCGCAAACGGAGCGGGCGACGGTGACGGTGACCCTGGGGACATCGTCGTACCTTATCGCCGTAACCGGTGGGAGCACCCTCAAGTACGGGGCCATGCCGACAGACATCGCGGTTACCACGACGTGTCCGGCGAGCATCTGTTCGTTCGACCGCCGTGGGGTGCCGATCGCGCCGGGGACCATCACCCTGACAAGCACCTCGCTCGGGCTCACCCACACGGTGACGATCCAGGCGGGCACGGGGAGGGTTTCCTACCAATGAGGCGACCGCGGGGCGGCGAGGGCGGGTTCACGATCGTCGAAGCCGTGGTCGCCACCGCGCTCCTGGGCGTCATCGCGATGACCGTCCTCGGCGGACTGCTCTTCGGGATGACCCAGGCCCACAGCGGCCTCAACCGGGCGGCGGCCGCCGCCTGGGCGCAGACCGAACTTGACTACCTCCGCCTGCAAGGATACGGGGGGCTGGGGGCGAATCCGCCGACCTGGACGCTCACTCCGACAAGCGTGCCCAAGACCTTTGCCAACATTGCGGAGCCATCCATCCCGGCGGGGTTTGACCACGCGGTGATCACGATCCAAACGCTGCCCGGGCTCCCCGTCAAACAAGTCACGGTCACCCTTTACCAGACCCCTTCATCCGTGTACGCGACCCTGGCGATGTATGTCTCCAACTACACGCACCCTTAGCGGGCCGTCCCCCCGTCGCCCGTCGGGCACGATCGGCGGGGCGGCCGCTCGGGGGCAACGGGACGAGGCGGGCCTCACTCTGCTCGAGATGTTGGTCGGGATTATGATCATGGCGATCGTGGGCGGGGCGATCTCGATCCTGGTGGGCGGGGCCGTGCAGAGCAAGATGATCTCTTCGGTCAGATCGGCCGACACCGAAACGGCCCGAGGGACCCTGGAGTGGATTACGGAGCGGGTCCGCAACGCCGGCTTCAACCTCCTCCCAGGGGGGCAGACGCAACTGCGGTGCAAGGACCGGGTCGTGGCGCAGGACGCAAGCCTCCTGCCCACGACGACCAGTGTCTTTGTCAGTGGAGAGATTCTCAACACGGATACGGTCGCCGGGAATGAAGACCTCACGATCGGGTACTACCTGGGGGTCGACCCCGTCACCGCCGCGCCCGTCGTCATGGAGTACAATCAGCCCTGTTCTACGGGCGCCACGTCGATCGCCACATATTCCAAGCCCCTTTCCAATCCCAGCCTCACCGTCACCAGCCTCTCCTTCCAGTATTACGACGCCAGCGGCAACACGGTGGCCGGCCTCACCACCCCCGCCACGATCCGCCAGATCCAGATCATCGGCATCTCGATCACGGTGCAGGGAGCGGAAGGCCGATCGGGAGTGCAGGCGCAAACCCTCACCCGGTATGTGCTGCTGCGGAATCCCGAGCCCAATACCAACAACTGGGTGGACCAAAATGAAAAGTTCTAGCGGCGGGCGGCCGAGGCCCGTCACCTCGCTGATCGCCAGCGAGCGCGGGGCCCTCCTGATGTTCGTCCTGCTCGTGATGCTGCTGATCGCGGCGATCACCCTCACCGTCATGCAGTTCATCGCCGCGGACCAAGCGGCGGGCATCCGCGAGCTGCAGGCCGTGGAGGTCTTTAACGTCGCGGAAGCGGGTGTCCACTACGCGATCGGACAGCTGCAGCAGTCGGGGGCCAGCGCGGACAAGGCGTGGACGCAAACGATCACGGCGGGATCCACCACCCTGGGCACCGCTCAGATCACGGTCAACTGCATCGACACCGGCGCGGTCCCCCCGTGCAGCGGGACCTGGGCGGCGTACCGCCGGATCATCTCCATCGGCACGCTCCCGATCGCCGGGCCGACCCGGACGATCGTCGCGGTCGTCCAGGGCAGCGGCTCGGCCGGGAATCCCTATGCCGTCTGCGGCTACCAGACGATCATGCTCGCCACCCAGGTGGACCTCTTCGGGGACTTGGGCAGCAACGGCGCGATCTCGCTCTTGGGCAACGCGGCGGTCAACGGGGACCCCAACACCCCCCAGAAGTACACCGGGGTCGCGCGCGCGAACGGATCCATCAGCTGTTCGGCGGGCTGCGGGAACATCCAGGGAGGCGCATTCCCCAACACTTCGGGGACCCTCTGTCCGGCGGTGGCCACCGGGCCCTTCGCCTTCAGCGGCAGCAACCTCACGGTGGGGTCCACGGGCTTTACCATAAATGCCCTCAACGGCCTGACGTGGTTCGATGTGCAGGTCAGCGCGGCCACGTGCGCGGGGGCCCAACCCTACAACGACCTGAAGATCCAAACCGGTGCCGCCGGGACGACGACCGTCGTGCAGATGCGGACGCTCACCATGGGAAATTGCACGCGGCTCATTGTCGTCGGCGCGGGAAACGCCGACCTCAGAATCGGCCTGTCGTCCGGAGCGGGGTTGGTAGTGGGATCATCCGATCACTTCGGCGTCGGCCCGTCGGATACGCAAGGCTCGCCCGCGCCGGTAGCGGCCGGCCAGCTCACGGTCGAGGTCAATTCCAATTCGTCGTGCGCCACCACGTGCGCGGCGAGCCTCGGGGCCAGCGGCGTGATCTCGGGCGTGTTCCTGGTCCCGGCCGGGGAGATCGACGTCGCGGACTCCCAAGTCAGCGGCGCCCTGGTCGCGAACGTGGACACGTTCGAGAAGGGGGCCACCTTCACGTATGACGCGAGCGCCGGCATCGGCGCCGCCACCTACAGCAACTTCAACAACCTGCGGTCCTGGAAGGACCAGTAGCGACCTCAGGCCTCCGCCGGCGTGGACTCGGCGGGCTTCGCCGCTACGGGGGAGGCGGGCTTGACGCCGAGGGGCTTCCCGCCTTTGAGCACCCGTTCCAAGTCGTCGATCCCCATCAAGACCTCGCGGGGGCTGCTGCCCTGCGAGGGGCCGACGATCCCTTTCTCTTCCAGCTGATCGACCACCCGAGCGGCGCGCACGTAGCCGATGCGCATCTTCCGCTGCAGCAGCGACACCGATCCATAGCCGGCGCGGACCACCAGCCGGGCCGCATCGGCGAGCAGGCTGTCCTCGTTCTCGTCCTCTTCGGGCGGGGCGCCCTCCCCGGCCTGCACCAACTCCTCGACGTACTCGGGCTGCCCCTGCGCGCGCCAGAACTCCACCAGCCGCTCGCTCTCCGCGTCGCTGATGTACGATCCCTGCACCCTCGTGGGCCGGGTGGCGCCGATCGGCGCGAAGAGCATGTCGCCTCGACCGAGAAGCTTCTCGGCGCCGGGGTGGTCGAGGATCGTGCGGCTGTCGACCTGGGACATCACGGCAAACGCGATCCGGGAGGGAATGTTCGCCTTGATCAACCCGGTGATCACGTCGACCGAGGGCCGCTGCGTGGCGACCACGAGGTGGATCCCCACCGCGCGGGTCATCTGCGCCAGCCGACAGATGATCTCCTCAAAGTCCTTCGGCGCCACCATCATCAGATCGGCGAGCTCATCGATGACGATTAAGATGTACGCCAGCGGGCGGTCCGGGTGCTCGCCGTTGAAGGCCTGGATGTTGCGCACCCCTTCGGAGGCAAACAGCGCATAGCGGCTCTCCATCTCCTGGATCGCCCAGCGCAGCTTCGCGGACGCCTCGCGGGGACCGATGACGACGGGGCTGAGGAGATGAGGGATGCCGTTGTAATTCGTCAGTTCGACCCGCTTCGGGTCGATCATCAAAAACCGCACCTGCTCCGGGGTGGCGCGGAACAGGATCGTCGCGATCATCGCGTTGAGCGCCACGCTCTTCCCGGCCCCCGTGGCCCCCGCGATCAGCAGGTGCGG is a genomic window containing:
- the recA gene encoding recombinase RecA gives rise to the protein MNERQRSLDLALTQIEKQFGKGSIMKLGEHQARLSVEVIPTGAITLDVALGVGGVPRGRVVEIYGPESSGKTTLGYHIIAEAQREGGVAAFIDAEHALNPEYARNVGVDIDNLLISQPDSGEQALEIAEMLVRSGAIDVIVVDSVAALVPRAELEGEMGDAHVGLQARLMSQALRKLVGAISKSRTTVIFINQLREKVGVMFGSPEVTTGGRALKFYSSVRMEIRRTESIKSGDVVLGQRVRVKVVKNKLAAPFRDTELDIIFPKGISKVGSLLDLAVAQNLVARSGTWFAYKEMRLGQGRDNAREFLESNPELAKEIEGRLREKLGISRPGAVPEPPAGREASANGEVGPQPRDARSGAPVTKGVAARAPR
- the thpR gene encoding RNA 2',3'-cyclic phosphodiesterase; amino-acid sequence: MPPGTGVAQARRRIFVAVPLASALRRAVAGLAPHLREAEQSLRWVPPDNLHFTLKFLGEITPAQLARVAAAAKDVAARAQGFRIALAGLGAFPSPRRPQVVWVGVAEGADRLAALASDLDGALHRMTFPKEARPFRPHLTIARVRRTGPAPDLTAAIAPFSEFALGAQDVTNLLVMESTLHPSGAVYRQVQEVGLGESG
- a CDS encoding competence/damage-inducible protein A; protein product: MTDPAKPAADGGSPHPRQLVRAEIISVGTEHLLGQIVDTNATFLCTVLADLGIAVYFRSTVGDNVRRVQDVFLHALDRADLILSTGGLGPTDDDLTVAAVAEALALPIERHEEAWAHIQEFFRKRNRPLSSQQVKQAMLPRGARMIPNPRGSAPGVIIEHHGKTLIFTPGVPREMKGMVQDSIVPYLRERGLAGREVIRSRVLRITGLGESGVEDRLRDLMRSSVNPTIAPYAHTGECHVRLTARGTEAEVESLLDRTEGAARERLGPAIYSAGEATLEEVVARALTAKRVSVAVAESCTAGLLGHRLATPAGASAFLDGGIITYSNAAKQRWLDVGADVLERHGAVSVEAARAMAEAVRTQAGTDIGIATTGIAGPTGATAEKPIGLVYIALAHSEGTDVREVRYGTEPGRSGVRYLASQSALDMIRLHLLR
- a CDS encoding RodZ domain-containing protein, encoding MAALGIGERLRSARQALGLSLEEIESVTRIRCAFLDALEREAFGDLPGPAYVRGFLRSYADYLGIPAEELLGAYPRNPPLHGAAGVLGRRDSPVEVRITPATRFSRTRGLLIGLGIVAGVGILLVGYVLLSQIRQFAQTPLPKASRPASGSTSPAVRSSATAPVRTEPVPPQAPPIQRVAPLPHPAAAPSIAPAVGGPSSLAPASAPQTSPPAAPAKPIPSPKPPPAPAASPSPTPPPATPPAGQGTPPGAPPAGAPQAGARLTSPLQIVVVASDRSWVRAVADGATVFEGIVNSGDRQVWSAKRELIIRVGNASGVNVSVNGRDLGHLGGAGQVVERTYQVGGEMTP
- a CDS encoding type II secretion system protein, which codes for MSPTTRTLSGPSPRRPSGTIGGAAARGQRDEAGLTLLEMLVGIMIMAIVGGAISILVGGAVQSKMISSVRSADTETARGTLEWITERVRNAGFNLLPGGQTQLRCKDRVVAQDASLLPTTTSVFVSGEILNTDTVAGNEDLTIGYYLGVDPVTAAPVVMEYNQPCSTGATSIATYSKPLSNPSLTVTSLSFQYYDASGNTVAGLTTPATIRQIQIIGISITVQGAEGRSGVQAQTLTRYVLLRNPEPNTNNWVDQNEKF